The Sander lucioperca isolate FBNREF2018 chromosome 15, SLUC_FBN_1.2, whole genome shotgun sequence genome window below encodes:
- the zgc:123010 gene encoding stress-induced-phosphoprotein 1 — MVALMKFTRDICRLLGLGSGPPVQEQEEQMDCGAATPVPSDDAILSQDALNGEEDLSEEEKVRRRAERRKAKRKRRRKRKKQELVKQNESAERDDEDEDGGAESELDESESEADIGAEEEKQGVQKEEKKEANSAASHNHVAAPSGIKGHLKNQARSTEEEPEWDVSSAFFANAASHIKPKGSSRKSKENKENEAKRETNGTDTTTKKSASLTEKGIKLVQEGQYAQAVSMFTEAIKCDPKDYRFFGNRSYCYYCLEQYPQALADAERSIQLAPDWPKGHFRKGSALMGMKRYSEAEKAMEQVLKLDKDCEEAVNDLFNCKVLQLMEFGFEEMQSVLLLERFSTVQAVLASCSDAVRAGSQDPLVAQPGSPCPSLWVGNVTTQLTEKHLWDLFKMYGEIESIRVLHERFCAFVNFKNANMAARAMEKLNGYCIENTRLVVRYPDRRTQRVLPFPLKPCLPVTQQAGAAAGPRRHGPVNGDECYFWRTTGCHFGDKCRYKHIPDQKGKDRKPWQP; from the exons GCCCCCCTGTCcaggagcaggaggagcagaTGGACTGTGGTGCCGCAACCCCTGTCCCAAGTGATGATGCCATTTTGTCTCAG gATGCATTAAATGGAGAGGAGGATTTGAGTGAGGAGGAGAAGGTCAGACGGAGGGCAGAGCGACGCAAAGCCAAGAGGAAG CGGCGACGAAAACGTAAGAAGCAAGAGCTGGTTAAGCAAAATGAGAGTGCTGAACGG GATGATGAAGACGAGGATGGAGGTGCAGAGTCTGAACTTGATGAGAGCGAGTCAGAAGCAGACATTGGTGCTGAAGAGGAGAAACAAGGAGTgcaaaaagaggagaaaaaggagGCAAACTCAGCTGCCTCACACAACCACGTCGCCGCTCCTTCAGGAATCAAAGGACATCTGAAAAACCAAGCCAGATCCACTGAAGAG GAGCCAGAGTGGGATGTGAGCAGTGCCTTTTTTGCTAATGCTGCTAGCCATATCAAACCCAAAGGATCAAGTCGCAAGTCCAAAGAAAACAAGGAGAATGAGGCCAAGAGAGAG ACAAATGGAACTGACACCACAACTAAGAAAAGCGCGTCACTGACAG AAAAAGGCATTAAGCTGGTGCAAGAGGGGCAGTACGCACAAGCTGTCAGTATGTTTACAGAAGCCATCAAATGTGATCCAAAGGATTACAG GTTCTTTGGGAATCGTTCCTATTGCTATTACTGCTTGGAGCAGTACCCTCAGGCCCTGGCAGATGCTGAACGCTCCATTCAGCTGGCCCCAGACTGGCCCAAAGGACACTTCCGCAAGGGCAGTGCTCTCATGGGCATGaag CGGTACAGTGAGGCAGAGAAGGCCATGGAGCAGGTGCTGAAACTCGATAAAGACTGTGAGGAGGCTGTCAATGACCTctttaactgcaaagtgctgcagttAATG GAGTTTGGTTTTGAAGAAATGCAAAGTGTCCTACTGCTGGAGAGATTTTCAACTGTGCAGGCTGTTCTGGCGTCTTGTTCTGATGCTGTCAGGG ctGGGAGCCAAGATCCGTTAGTTGCGCAACCTGG AAGCCCTTGTCCATCTCTGTGGGTGGGAAATGTGACCACTCAGCTAACTGAGAAACACCTATGggacctttttaaaat GTATGGTGAGATCGAGAGTATCCGTGTTTTGCATGAGAGATTCTGCGCCTTTGTCAACTTCAAGAATGCAAACATGGCAGCTCGGGCCATGGAGAAACTAAAT GGTTATTGTATTGAGAACACACGTTTAGTGGTGCGCTATCCTGACCGTCGCACTCAGAGGGTCCTTCCCTTTCCACTTAAGCCCTGTCTCCCTGTTACACAGCAGGCAGGGGCAGCTGCTGG ACCTCGGCGACATGGCCCAGTGAACGGAGACGAGTGTTACTTCTGGAGAACCACTGGCTGCCATTTTGGGGACAAATGTCGCTACAAACACATTCCTGATCAGAAAGGCAAGGACAGGAAGCCCTGGCAGCCTTGA